The Candidatus Margulisiibacteriota bacterium genome contains the following window.
ATACATACCCACGAACGTTCCAGCCGCAAAACCTCCGCCATAAGCGATATAACACCAGATATTGCTAAGGTTCTGCATTATCTGGCTAATCGCAAGCAGCCAGATCAGCACTTCGAAAAAGCCAAGAAAAGGAGCAAAATATTTGAATCCTTTTGAAACAAAAATAATACGTAGGGTTCCGATACTTACATCGCAGATACGTGAAAGGAAAATGAGAAACGGAAAAACAAACAACGAATAGATACCTGAATGAGCAAGTGCCATATCAAACATTATATATCTCCAAAGAAAATTCTATTTTTGGAACTATGTGCTGGAACAACTACGGGATTACCATGTGGGTCATTAAGGTGAAGGGAAACTCTATTTCTTAAAAATAAAAAAAACTGCTCCTATAATCATCGCAAATCCGACGAGGTAATTCCATCGGAACTGCTCTTTCAAATAAAAAACAGAAAACCCGGAGAACACAACCAGGGTAATAACTTCCTGAATGACTTTCAGTTGTGCTGCCGTAAACGTTCCATGCCCGATTCTGTTCGCCGGCACTTGAAAACAATATTCAGCAAACGCGATCAGCCAGCTGACAAGAATAACGATCCACAACGGTGAATGCTTATACTTCAGGTGGCCATACCAGGCAAATGTCATGAATATATTTGATATGGTCAAGAGGATTATTGTCCTCATTTCGCACCCGATATACCAGTAAGGAATTATTATTCACCCAAAATAAGTACGATAAAATTCTAAACGCTGTATCCTGGTCTGTCAAGGATTGTAAGCTGTCTCCTACGGTCAGGTTTTAATTTGATTTGACACGTGTCGTTAGTGATATGCTGCGACAGATGGCGAGTTTGTGGAGCTCAAGAGATAGTTTACATATGACTAAAACAGCTATAGTATAGCGAGCATTAATGAGAAAGAGGTGTTACTCATGATTAGAACAGGCAATCCGGCATTACAAGGAGACTTAGTGCCGAGCACTCGATCTTTTGACCCTTTACAAGAAATGAGCATTGAAGGCACCACAAATAAATCCTTCATTCTACTGGCATTAGCTGCCCTAAGCTCATGGTGGATATGGTCTAATCCAACGCTCATGTCATTATTTCTCGTTGGCATGATCGGCGGATTTATTGTTGCACTAATTACTATTTTCAAAAAAAACTGGGCCCCCGTCACAGCACCTCTCTATGCCGTTCTCGAAGGATTTGCACTCGGAGGATTATCGGTATATATGGAACTGGAATATCCTGGCATCGTGCTCCAAGCTATAAGCTTAACCTTCGGAACGCTTTTCGTAATGTTAGCAGCATATAGAACAGGAATTATCAAAGTAACAGAAAAATTCCGGCTAGCTGTATTTATTGCTACCGGAGGAATTGCGCTCGTTTATATAACTGATCTCATATTGAGTTTGTTCGGAATAAAAGTATCCTTTATTTATCAGAATGGCGCAATTGGCATACTATTCAGCCTCTTTGTTGTTGCAATAGCAGCCCTCAACCTGATCCTCGATTTTGATGTTATCGAAACCCTATCCGCAAGCGGAGTGCCGAAATATATGGAATGGTATGGAGCATTCAGCTTGATGGTAACGCTCGTCTGGCTCTATCTCGAAATTATAAGATTATTGTCAAAACTAAGGAACAGGTAATAATTTTTATTAATAAATACCCTGAGTTCGACATAAGAGAGGGATACTTTGTAGTGACAGGAAAAAATCTATCGGAGACAAGTTCCCCCTCACCGATCACTCGTAACATGTAACTAACAAAGACAGCTTATATCGAACTGACGTATCGTATTGATTATTGTTCTATCATTATCAGCAATTACCATAGCTGCAACTACGAATAGCAATCTTGCAGAAAGGAACACCTCTATGAAAAAAAGGGTTTTAGTCGCGTATTCCACCAAATACGGATCAACAACTGAAGTTGCCCAAAAGATATCTGAAGTTCTGAACGAATCCGGATTCGCCTCTGAAGTAAAAAATGTCAAAGAGGTCAGTGATGTAGGCTCATATGATGCAATCATCGTTGGCAGTGCCATCTACGTGGGCAAAGTATTACCGGAATCACTCAACTTCGTAACCAAGCACAAAACATCGTTAAGTAAAGTACCAATGGCCTACTTCGTAGTCAGCGGACGTTATGGCGATAATCCCACCAAGAATTTTACTGAAGCGGACGGAAGCATGAACCCATTTAGAGAGCTGGTCAAACCGATAGATACGACAGTTACCGGAGGCAAAATTGACTATGCCGCATTGAACTTTTTCGAAAGGATCATGTGCAGGTTGCTCGGTGCGAAAGAAAGTGACCATCGTAACTGGACTGAGATTGAAAAATGGGCAAAAGGGCTATCCGGAAAAATCTAACTAACCGCTAGCTATTAGTATATGCTACTGATGGAAAAGGTTGGAGATTTTTCTTCCCTTTTATAACAATAATAGCTCCCGAAGAACGCTTAAATTTATCAACATAGCCGATAACGTCAAAACAAAGGGTATCGCCTTTTCTATACTCAATCGATTCGTTAATTATATTGGAGCCTTCATTAATCGCTTTATTAATAAAGCTAAAAAGCTTTTCATTGTTCATATATCGGAAAACACTTTTATTATTGGCTTCTCCTGAATTAATTTTCAAATATTTCTCTGCAGCCCCATTGATTGCTGTGATTATTTTGCCTTTGTCAATTATTAATATACCTTCATCGACATCATTAATTATATCCCTGATGATATTAGAGGTCGTGGCAATTTTGTTAGCCTTAAGCTGATCGAACTCTATCATCCTGTCAAAAGCGGCATTGAGTGCAGTTGCCAGGTTATTTATAATTCTTGATGAAGACGAGCAGTCGAATCGATCAACAAAATTACCTGTCCCTGTGATTTTCTTCAGGTCTACAATAAATGCCACGAGAGGATCTCTAATTTGCTTTATTATAAACACGATAACAAGTAAGGTTATCACAATTATTAAAAAAAACAGAAGTACCAACTGAACAATAAGAGGGAGGATTATTTCTTTGTTTACAGCTATCAATGAAATATTATTCTGTACCTCAACAGTAGATATAAGGCCTAATTTTTGATATGCAGAAAAAGATGAATATAAAAAAAACATAAAAACCATTGAAAATAAAATAAAAATAGAAATATAACTGACAAATATTTTTTTGGTCAGGAAAAAAACCCGGTTATTAATCCCTGCTTTAGTCGCAACTTTGGACGAGAACATGTTAGTCTCCTTTTTTGATATTATTAATATTTTCGTCTGATCCTATTATCATAAGAATGTCATTATCGTTTATCACATCGTCTGCACCTGGGACTTCATTTATCACTTCTTCAAAAATAGATTCTCCCATTTCGCTTACACTTGGTATTTTACTTTTTATTGCGATAACATTTATATTGTAGTTTTTCCTGAAATTGATCTCGCCGATCTTTTTTCCAATACAGAATGGAGGAGCAGATATCTCAATCAAACTATGTCCGGGAGATATCTCCAGATACTTTTCCACATCAATAGTTGCGATTGTGTTTGCTATATTTATTCCCATTTGTTCTTCTATATTTATTATTTCATCAACACCGATATATTTAAGTATTTGCTGTTGAACGTTAGTAACGGACCGGGCCAATATCTTATCAACCTTCATGTTCTTAACTAAGGCTGAAGTTAACAGATTTGCCTGGATATTATCACCGATAGCAATAATGGCTATATCCACCTTATCAAGCCCTATCGCCCATAGTGCCTTTTCGTCAGTTGAGTCAACGGTATAAGCCTGGAAAACCAGATCTTTAATATCATCGACTTTTTCAGGATCGATATCTAGCGCAATTACCTCATTCCCTTTTTGAG
Protein-coding sequences here:
- a CDS encoding TrkA family potassium uptake protein; the encoded protein is MTSRRVAVIGLGQFGFKVATTLSQKGNEVIALDIDPEKVDDIKDLVFQAYTVDSTDEKALWAIGLDKVDIAIIAIGDNIQANLLTSALVKNMKVDKILARSVTNVQQQILKYIGVDEIINIEEQMGINIANTIATIDVEKYLEISPGHSLIEISAPPFCIGKKIGEINFRKNYNINVIAIKSKIPSVSEMGESIFEEVINEVPGADDVINDNDILMIIGSDENINNIKKGD